One window from the genome of Xiphophorus hellerii strain 12219 chromosome 16, Xiphophorus_hellerii-4.1, whole genome shotgun sequence encodes:
- the LOC116735464 gene encoding collagen alpha-1(V) chain-like: MTVRLLRLCPHYVFLTQRDSDTGPDSEDGHESEAGHDSEAGPDSEAGPDSEAGPDSEAGPDSEAGPDSEAGPDSEAGPDSEAGPHSEAGPDSEPGPDTEVGPDSEVGNDSEVGPGSEAGPDSEAGPDSEAGPASEDGPDSEVSTDSVVGPDSGVGPNSEVGPNSEAGPDSEAGPDTEAGPDSEAGPDSEVSTDSVVGPDSEVGPDSEVSTDSVVGPDSEVGPDSEVSSDSVVSPDSEVGPDTGVGPNSEVGPNSEAGPDTEAGPDSEAGPDSEVSTDSVVGPDSEVGPDSEVSSDSVVGPDSEVGPDTGVSPNSEVGPNSEAGPDTEAGPDSEAGSDSEAGSDSEVGPDSEAGPDSEVGPHSESGPDSEAGPDSEAGPNTEVGSTSGPL, from the exons ATGACGGTTCGCCTCCTGCGTCTCTGCCCACACT ATGTATTCCTGACACAGAGGGACTCAGATAcaggtcccgactcagaggacGGTCACGAGTCAGAGGCAGGTCATGACTCAGAGGctggtcccgactcagaggcagGTCCCGACTCGGAGGCAGGTCCTGACTCAGAAGCCGGTCCCGACTCGGAGGCAGGTCCCGACTCtgaggccggtcccgactctGAGGCAGGTCCCGACTCGGAGGCAGGTCCGCACTCGgaggcaggtcctgactctgagCCAGGTCCTGACACTGAGGtcggtcctgactctgaggtCGGTAATGACTCGGAAGTCGGTCCCGGCTCGGAGgcaggtcccgactcagaggccggtccagACTCGGAGGCAGGTCCTGCCTCTGAGGacggtcccgactcagaggtcAGTACTGACTCAGTGGTCGGTCCTGACTCTGGGGTCGGTCCAAACTCGGAGGTTGGTCCAAACTCGGAGGccggtcctgactctgaggcaGGTCCTGACACTgaggcaggtcctgactctgaggccggtcccgactcagaggtcAGTACTGACTCAGTGGtcggtcctgactctgaggtcggtcccgactcagaggtcAGTACTGACTCAGTGGtcggtcctgactctgaggtcggtcccgactcagaggtcAGTTCTGACTCAGTGGTCAGTCCTGACTCTGAGGTCGGCCCTGACACTGGGGTCGGTCCAAACTCGGAGGTTGGTCCAAACTCGGAGGCCGGTCCTGACACTgaggcaggtcctgactctgaggccggtcccgactcagaggtcAGTACTGACTCAGTGGtcggtcctgactctgaggtcggtcccgactcagaggtcAGTTCTGACTCAGTGGtcggtcctgactctgaggtCGGCCCTGACACTGGGGTCAGTCCAAACTCGGAGGTTGGTCCAAACTCGGAGGCCGGTCCTGACACTgaggcaggtcctgactctgaggcaGGTTCTGACTCAGAGGCAGGTTCTGACTCAGAGGTCGGTCCAGACTCGgaggcaggtcctgactctgaggtCGGTCCACACTCGGAGTCCGGCCCTGACTCTgaggcaggtcctgactctgaggccGGTCCCAACACTGAGGTTGGCTCTACGTCTGGTCCTCTGTAA
- the napsa gene encoding napsin-A, with protein sequence MRRVRMLCVVLALLATQCAAVVRVPLYKTRSLRRLMSDNGRTVEELRALARSVGSPDSSPSPRLPVERLTNFMDAQYYGVISIGTPPQNFSVLFDTGSSNLWVPSIHCTFFDLACWVHRRYNSQKSSTYVKNGTEFAIRYGRGSLSGFISEDTVSVAGLSVPGQQFGEAVKQPGITFAVARFDGVLGMAYPSISVAKVTPVFDTAMAAKLLPQNIFSVYISRDPKGAVGGELMLGGTDPQYYTGDLHYVNVTRKAYWQIDMNRVDVGNQLTLCKDSCQAIVDTGTSLIVGPAAEVRALNKAIGALPLLMGEYMIDCKKIPTLPVVSFNIGGKVFNLTGEDYVMKESQMGVSICLSGFMGMDIPPPAGPLWILGDVFIGKYYTVFDRNEDRVGFAPAK encoded by the exons ATGAGACGAGTCAGGATGCTTTGTGTTGTCTTGGCGCTGCTCGCTACTCAATGCGCCGCCGTCGTAAG AGTTCCTCTGTATAAAACCAGAAGTCTCCGCCGCCTCATGAGCGACAATGGCAGGACTGTGGAGGAACTTCGGGCTCTGGCCAGGAGTGTCGGATCTCCGGACAGCTCTCCGTCCCCCAGGCTGCCTGTGGAGAGGCTGACCAACTTCATGGAT gccCAGTACTATGGCGTCATCAGCATCGGCACCCCTCCGCAGAACTTCTCCGTCCTGTTTGACACCGGCTCCTCCAACCTCTGGGTCCCGTCTATCCACTGCACTTTCTTTGATCTGGCCTGCT GGGTTCATCGTCGTTACAACTCCCAAAAGTCGAGCACGTACGTGAAGAACGGAACGGAGTTTGCCATCCGGTACGGCAGAGGCAGCTTGTCTGGCTTCATCAGTGAGGACACCGTCTCG GTTGCGGGTTTATCCGTGCCCGGTCAGCAGTTTGGAGAAGCGGTGAAGCAGCCTGGCATCACCTTTGCCGTTGCCCGCTTCGATGGCGTCTTGGGCATGGCGTATCCCTCCATATCGGTGGCTAAAGTCACCCCGGTGTTTGACACAGCCATGGCGGCCAAGCTGCTGCCACAGAACATTTTCTCCGTCTACATCAGCAG GGACCCGAAGGGAGCAGTGGGAGGAGAGCTGATGCTGGGTGGGACCGACCCGCAGTACTACACCGGAGACCTACACTACGTCAACGTGACGAGAAAGGCCTACTGGCAGATCGACATgaacag AGTTGACGTGGGCAACCAGCTGACGCTCTGCAAAGACAGTTGCCAGGCAATTGTCGACACGGGAACGTCTCTAATCGTGGGTCCAGCTGCAGAAGTCAGAGCGCTGAACAAAGCTATCGGCGCTCTGCCTCTGCTGATGGGAGAG TACATGATTGACTGCAAGAAGATCCCAACGCTTCCTGTCGTTTCATTCAACATCGGAGGGAAGGTGTTCAACTTAACTGGGGAGGATTATGTCATGAAG GAGTCTCAGATGGGAgtgtccatctgtctgtctgggTTCATGGGCATGGACATCCCGCCGCCGGCCGGGCCGCTTTGGATCCTGGGAGACGTATTCATTGGGAAGTACTACACCGTGTTTGACAGGAATGAGGACCGAGTCGGGTTTGCACCCGCCAAGTAG
- the mief1 gene encoding mitochondrial dynamics protein MID51, whose protein sequence is MAGVNGDRKGKKDDNGIGTAIDFMLSNAKLVLGVGGAAMLGIATLAVKRMYDRTISAPTSPTKMQQMGKRSWEEPAWVGSSPRVLNHDMKSTVSRSLQSLPTTSCSFEPDCLRRAAGRSAVGGSGATQSSLMQARMRLSLQERLWDFYQTRVNIPAEEQATARRAALDICAELRVFLHAKLPDMPLREMYLSGSLYDDLQVVTADHAQLMVPLVLEKNLWSSIPGEDTIMNIPGFWLVRRENLEYFPRSSSYWDRCMVGGYLSPKSVLEVFDKLVAGSINWPAIGSVLDYIIRPVVPSETLTLEVQYETDRRLYVDFLPLLVMEDGTSLIAKPHRLAAERHENLWRQSFRVAETARLRALDQEDGGCRYACLKAAKAACKLNPALHHLNSSQLTNAILLLSEKEGDWTREALADRFLQLLRALVGHLEAGRLPCALNPKVNLFCELTEQEVDELGYTLYCALSDPEQLLRTAVEP, encoded by the exons ATGGCAGGCGTGAACGGGGACCGCAAGGGGAAAAAAGATGACAACGGGATCGGGACCGCTATCGACTTCATGCTTTCCAATGCCAAACTTGTTCTGGGGGTGGGCGGGGCAGCCATGCTTGGCATCGCAACCCTCGCTGTCAAAAGA ATGTATGACCGGACCATAAGTGCCCCCACCAGCCCCACCAAGATGCAGCAGATGGGGAAGAGAAGCTGGGAAGAGCCTGCGTGGGTGGGCTCATCTCCACGAGTTCTCAACCACGACATGAAGTCCACGGTTAGCCGCTCCCTGCAGTCTCTGCCCACGACCTCTTGCTCTTTTGAACCAG ACTGCCTGCGCAGAGCCGCAGGTCGCTCCGCGGTGGGAGGAAGCGGCGCCACCCAGTCCAGCCTGATGCAGGCCCGCATGCGCCTCTCCCTGCAGGAGCGTCTGTGGGACTTCTACCAGACCAGGGTCAACATCCCCGCCGAGGAGCAGGCCACGGCCAGGAGGGCGGCGCTGGACATCTGCGCCGAGCTCCGGGTCTTCCTTCACGCCAAGCTGCCGGACATGCCGCTCAGAGAAATGTACCTCAGCGGCAGTCTCTATGACGACCTGCAG GTGGTGACGGCCGACCACGCCCAGCTGATGGTGCCTCTTGTGTTGGAGAAGAACCTGTGGTCGTCCATCCCCGGGGAGGACACCATCATGAACATCCCGGGGTTCTGGCTCGTCCGCAGGGAGAACCTGGAGTATTTCCCTCGCAGCAGCAGCTACTGGGACCGCTGCATGGTCGGCGGCTACCTCTCCCCCAAATCGGTCCTGGAAGTCTTCGACAAGCTCGTCGCCGGCTCCATCAACTGGCCCGCCATCGGCAGCGTCCTCGACTACATCATCCGCCCCGTGGTTCCCTCAGAGACGCTCACCCTGGAGGTCCAGTACGAGACGGACCGCAGGCTGTACGTGGACTTCCTGCCTCTGCTGGTGATGGAGGACGGAACGTCGCTCATCGCCAAGCCACACCGGCTCGCCGCCGAGCGCCACGAGAACCTGtggcggcagagcttccgcgtgGCGGAGACGGCGCGCCTCCGGGCGCTGGACCAGGAGGACGGCGGCTGCCGGTACGCCTGCCTCAAGGCGGCGAAGGCGGCGTGCAAGCTGAACCCCGCCCTCCACCACCTCAACTCCAGCCAGCTCACAAACGCCATCCTGCTGCTGAGCGAGAAGGAAGGCGACTGGACGCGGGAGGCGCTGGCCGACCgcttcctgcagctgctgcgaGCGCTGGTGGGACACCTAGAGGCCGGGAGGTTGCCGTGCGCCCTCAACCCCAAAGTTAACTTGTTCTGCGAGCTGacggaacaggaagtggacgAGTTGGGGTACACGCTCTACTGCGCTCTGTCAGATCCAGAGCAGCTGCTGAGAACTGCTGTGGAGCCGTAA